A single window of Archangium gephyra DNA harbors:
- a CDS encoding NAD(P)-dependent oxidoreductase — protein MRLTVFGATGRVGHTLVHEALGQGHEVTAYVRDPKRLGLKHGRLFVKKGSLEDGSTVAEALRGAEVVVSAIGARDATHAVTVVTQATRAIVTAMKSEGLQRLVTVGAAGLLPHPAGGLTGEHGLPPFLRHAFEDHRGALQVLQESELDWVVVCPPVMPSGVKTGKYRTAVEALPTGGRQVYAEDVADFTLKAALGTEHHRVRVGIVGD, from the coding sequence ATGCGGTTGACGGTCTTCGGAGCGACGGGGCGCGTCGGGCACACGCTGGTGCACGAGGCGCTGGGGCAGGGGCACGAGGTGACGGCGTATGTGCGCGACCCGAAGCGGCTGGGGCTCAAGCACGGGCGGCTCTTCGTCAAGAAGGGCAGCCTGGAGGACGGCTCCACCGTGGCCGAGGCCCTCCGCGGCGCCGAGGTCGTCGTCAGTGCCATCGGCGCCCGGGATGCCACCCATGCCGTCACCGTGGTGACCCAGGCCACGCGCGCCATCGTCACCGCCATGAAGAGCGAGGGCCTCCAGCGGCTCGTCACCGTGGGCGCCGCGGGCCTGCTGCCCCACCCCGCCGGGGGACTCACCGGAGAGCACGGCCTGCCCCCCTTCCTGCGCCATGCCTTCGAGGATCACCGGGGCGCGCTCCAGGTCCTCCAGGAGAGCGAGCTCGACTGGGTGGTGGTGTGCCCGCCCGTCATGCCCAGCGGCGTGAAGACGGGCAAGTACCGCACCGCCGTGGAGGCCCTGCCCACCGGCGGCCGTCAGGTCTACGCCGAGGACGTGGCCGACTTCACCCTCAAGGCGGCCCTCGGCACCGAGCACCACCGCGTCCGCGTCGGCATCGTGGGCGACTGA
- a CDS encoding alpha/beta hydrolase, producing MKPVPLSLLVLCLAWALSGCALPAPTSGRVLRTEPTPVSEALFQVRARHTDLVSVRVLFPSDTEGHPARPADGAPLPALVLVQGALVPPEDYLWLAESLAARGYVVALPSHPLDLALSAIDNGHFARELLTTPPEGSLLEGLVHPSRIAVAGHSLGGVVSAKLALDGGFAALVLLASYPDPADAERIPSLAVPSLSLAGELDCLSELPRVRDDASRLPAPSVLAVLQGVTHFQFTASDRRDVEDGCAPTLPLDTAHERISEVLSRFLDAALTGQGTGAEDIRQVPGTEVTAR from the coding sequence ATGAAGCCGGTCCCGCTGTCCCTCCTCGTGCTCTGCCTCGCGTGGGCCCTGTCCGGCTGCGCGCTGCCCGCGCCCACCTCGGGCAGGGTGCTGCGCACCGAGCCCACTCCCGTCTCCGAGGCCCTCTTCCAGGTGCGTGCCCGTCACACGGATCTCGTGTCCGTGCGCGTCCTCTTCCCCTCGGACACCGAGGGCCACCCGGCCCGGCCCGCCGACGGCGCTCCCCTCCCCGCGCTCGTCCTCGTCCAGGGTGCCCTCGTGCCCCCCGAGGACTACCTCTGGCTCGCCGAGTCCCTCGCCGCGCGCGGCTACGTCGTCGCGCTGCCCTCGCATCCGCTCGACCTGGCCCTGTCCGCCATCGACAACGGCCACTTCGCCCGCGAGCTCCTCACCACGCCTCCCGAGGGCTCGCTCCTCGAGGGCCTTGTCCACCCCTCGCGCATCGCCGTCGCCGGCCACTCGCTCGGCGGCGTCGTGTCCGCCAAGCTCGCCCTCGATGGGGGTTTCGCGGCCCTCGTCCTGCTCGCCAGCTACCCCGACCCGGCCGACGCCGAGCGCATCCCCTCGCTCGCCGTCCCCTCGCTCTCGCTGGCCGGCGAGCTGGACTGTCTCTCGGAGCTGCCCCGCGTCCGGGATGATGCCTCCCGTCTCCCCGCGCCCTCGGTGCTCGCCGTCCTCCAGGGCGTCACCCACTTCCAGTTCACCGCCAGCGACCGGCGAGACGTGGAGGACGGCTGCGCGCCCACCCTGCCGCTCGACACCGCGCACGAGCGCATCTCCGAGGTCCTCTCGCGCTTCCTCGACGCCGCGCTCACCGGACAGGGCACCGGCGCCGAGGACATCCGCCAGGTGCCCGGCACCGAGGTGACCGCGCGATGA
- a CDS encoding secretin and TonB N-terminal domain-containing protein — translation MRPVRAVFLALTLAAAPAVAKPPQEMKRISLDVTRANVHDVLRMLADKGRLNLVVSEEVQGTVTLKLRDVAWTEALDVVLASRGLGMERRGNILRVASLKTLQAEAEALVRLKEAREQAAPLRTWMIPVNYARASELLPHVRGLLSPRGSVSVDLRTNTLIVTDVEAPRLP, via the coding sequence ATGAGGCCTGTCCGAGCCGTGTTCCTCGCGTTGACGCTCGCCGCCGCGCCCGCCGTGGCGAAGCCGCCCCAGGAGATGAAGCGCATCTCGTTGGACGTCACCCGGGCCAACGTGCACGACGTGCTGAGGATGCTGGCGGACAAGGGCCGCCTGAACCTGGTGGTGTCCGAGGAGGTGCAGGGCACGGTGACGTTGAAGTTGCGCGACGTGGCGTGGACGGAGGCACTGGACGTGGTGCTGGCCTCGCGCGGGCTGGGCATGGAGCGGCGGGGCAACATCCTGCGGGTGGCGTCGCTGAAGACGCTGCAGGCCGAGGCCGAGGCGCTCGTGCGCCTGAAGGAGGCCAGGGAGCAGGCGGCGCCGCTGCGCACGTGGATGATTCCGGTCAACTACGCGCGGGCGTCGGAGCTGCTGCCGCACGTGCGGGGCCTGCTGTCGCCGAGGGGCAGCGTGAGCGTGGACCTGCGCACCAACACGCTCATCGTCACGGACGTGGAGGCGCCGAGGCTTCCGTAG
- a CDS encoding TIGR02270 family protein has protein sequence MESILLDVFEEHLDEAAFLWTQWEQALEAPDFNLEETATVEARLRAQLDGLVVGAAAVAEALLKPSLESEDPSTLFAAAFALLDGSERMQPSDVLALLVPRASKLRAPIQRALELNEREELTETLQPLLKESAPEILALTLEVLAFHHATPKDVAVDMLLQHEEERLLVATLRCLQPLPRHLLRGHLPRLLADPRPAVREAAMEAGLISGARVAWERCLDMAGRHAAPSRQQLLLLGLSGERLGTERLLTLLEVEELRADVLWALGFSGQSAAAEACLGWLEHQELAPLAGEAFSAITGLTLQDAYVLEKREESAQEPLPLEEEDLDADLTPRPEEALPIPHPEAVGAWWRENRGNFTPGQRYLRGRSFSMETLLGELRQGPMRRRHAHALELALRSQGACRLQTRAFTRRQGTELARLRNTAQRLSVRPLSGILGGG, from the coding sequence ATGGAATCGATCTTGTTGGACGTCTTCGAGGAGCACCTCGATGAAGCAGCCTTCCTCTGGACCCAGTGGGAACAAGCACTGGAGGCCCCCGACTTCAATCTCGAGGAGACAGCCACTGTTGAAGCCCGGCTCCGCGCACAACTGGACGGTCTTGTCGTGGGAGCAGCGGCTGTCGCCGAGGCACTGCTGAAGCCATCCCTGGAGTCAGAAGACCCCTCCACCCTCTTCGCCGCCGCATTCGCGCTGCTGGACGGGTCCGAACGCATGCAGCCATCGGACGTCCTGGCGCTGCTGGTACCTCGAGCCTCCAAGCTGCGCGCTCCCATCCAGAGAGCGCTGGAATTGAACGAGCGGGAAGAGCTGACCGAAACCCTGCAGCCTCTCCTGAAAGAGTCCGCACCGGAGATCCTGGCGCTGACGCTAGAGGTTCTGGCATTCCACCACGCCACGCCCAAGGACGTCGCCGTGGACATGCTCCTCCAGCACGAGGAAGAGCGGCTCCTGGTGGCAACCCTGCGGTGCCTGCAACCCCTGCCACGCCACCTCCTTCGCGGCCACCTGCCCCGCCTCTTGGCGGACCCCCGTCCCGCGGTCCGTGAGGCGGCCATGGAGGCCGGACTGATATCCGGAGCTCGCGTCGCCTGGGAGCGATGCCTCGATATGGCAGGGCGGCATGCGGCTCCCAGCCGCCAGCAATTGCTTCTGCTGGGACTCAGTGGCGAGAGACTCGGCACCGAGCGGCTTCTGACCCTGTTGGAGGTGGAGGAGCTGCGCGCTGACGTCCTCTGGGCGCTTGGCTTCAGCGGGCAGAGCGCAGCCGCGGAGGCATGCTTGGGGTGGTTGGAGCATCAGGAACTCGCGCCCCTGGCAGGCGAGGCGTTCAGTGCCATCACCGGCCTCACCCTCCAGGATGCCTATGTCCTCGAGAAACGGGAGGAGTCCGCCCAGGAACCCCTTCCCCTGGAAGAGGAGGACCTGGACGCGGACCTGACCCCCCGGCCCGAGGAGGCCCTACCCATCCCCCACCCGGAGGCGGTTGGCGCCTGGTGGCGCGAAAACCGTGGGAACTTCACGCCCGGCCAGCGCTACCTGCGCGGTAGATCCTTTTCCATGGAAACCCTCCTGGGGGAGTTGAGGCAAGGTCCCATGCGCCGGCGCCATGCGCATGCATTGGAGCTCGCCTTGCGCAGCCAGGGCGCTTGCAGGCTCCAGACACGCGCCTTCACCCGGCGGCAGGGCACGGAACTTGCTCGGCTTCGAAACACCGCTCAACGGCTCTCGGTGCGTCCCTTGTCCGGCATACTTGGAGGCGGGTGA